A single Chloroflexota bacterium DNA region contains:
- a CDS encoding DUF1330 domain-containing protein, with product MAGYVVVNDDIKDEAVFEEFRERVGATVEAHGGRYLVRGGATEVADGDWTPDRLVVIEFDSVEQARAWLSSPEYLEIKDIRARSASASVIIVEGV from the coding sequence ATGGCAGGATATGTAGTCGTAAATGACGACATCAAAGACGAGGCGGTGTTCGAGGAGTTTCGAGAGCGGGTCGGGGCGACCGTAGAGGCGCATGGCGGCAGATACCTGGTGCGCGGCGGCGCCACCGAGGTGGCTGACGGCGACTGGACGCCCGACCGTCTCGTGGTGATTGAATTCGACAGCGTTGAGCAGGCGCGTGCATGGCTGAGTTCGCCAGAGTACCTAGAGATTAAGGACATTCGTGCAAGGTCGGCCAGCGCCAGCGTCATCATCGTGGAAGGCGTGTAG
- a CDS encoding MFS transporter, whose protein sequence is MLQVFGQKRLFYGYFIVAGSMFALFVSMGARNGLGIFINPMEADGVWQNRTAIAAVIGLGTLVNALTQPFFGNLYDRYGGRAVISGSLLLLGVSTITLAFTQSIGPEFSVNVSILGGLLGQFELNNSLVYMFFIYSVLMSMASSGVSLVTVHAMLSKWYLRNRAKALSIATAGTSAGGLLLTPFSASLILWANWRFAWAALGLFVLLLALPLAYIILRDSPDEVGENPDGDANEVTGDTQVARPTAVVDRKTPLQTEVWKDSLKSSPFWQLSSAYFVCGITTIIISAHFVPFAIDLGISSGIAAMAFGLSQGLNIVGVIVAGMLADKYSRKNVLGTIYFVRFLAYVMLVLPGFALMFWGIQISPMIGIWSFAVLAGMSWLATPPLTSSLTADIYGVRNIGTLNGLSTMSHQIGGAMSVYLAGVLYDRFGAYEIPFAIAGLFLLGATIASYSVNERKFSLRYQSTPNPATAGGGD, encoded by the coding sequence TTGCTTCAGGTATTTGGGCAGAAGCGCTTATTCTACGGCTACTTTATCGTCGCGGGCAGTATGTTTGCCTTGTTCGTGAGCATGGGCGCGCGCAACGGCTTGGGCATCTTCATCAACCCGATGGAGGCGGACGGCGTCTGGCAGAACCGCACCGCCATCGCCGCCGTCATCGGCTTGGGGACACTGGTCAACGCGCTAACGCAGCCGTTCTTCGGCAATCTGTACGACCGATATGGCGGGCGCGCCGTGATTTCCGGCAGCCTGCTGCTGCTTGGTGTCTCAACGATAACCCTTGCCTTCACGCAAAGCATCGGCCCAGAGTTCAGCGTGAATGTGAGCATATTGGGCGGCTTGCTGGGACAGTTCGAGCTGAACAACTCCCTAGTGTACATGTTTTTCATTTACAGCGTGCTGATGTCCATGGCGTCCAGCGGCGTTTCGCTGGTAACCGTTCACGCGATGCTGTCCAAGTGGTACTTGCGAAACCGCGCCAAGGCGTTGAGCATCGCCACTGCCGGCACTTCGGCAGGAGGACTGCTGCTTACGCCGTTCTCCGCATCGCTGATACTGTGGGCGAACTGGCGCTTCGCGTGGGCTGCGCTGGGTCTATTCGTGTTGTTGCTTGCACTGCCGCTCGCGTACATCATCCTGCGGGACAGTCCCGACGAGGTCGGCGAAAACCCGGACGGCGACGCCAACGAAGTCACCGGCGACACGCAGGTTGCGCGTCCTACGGCGGTTGTGGATAGAAAAACCCCATTGCAGACAGAAGTCTGGAAGGACTCGCTCAAATCGTCGCCATTCTGGCAGCTGTCGAGCGCGTACTTCGTCTGCGGCATAACGACGATCATAATATCCGCGCACTTCGTGCCGTTCGCCATCGACTTGGGCATATCATCGGGAATTGCTGCGATGGCATTTGGATTATCGCAAGGACTGAATATCGTGGGCGTAATCGTGGCGGGCATGCTCGCGGACAAGTATAGCCGCAAGAATGTGCTTGGCACGATATACTTCGTGCGCTTCCTCGCGTATGTGATGCTGGTGCTGCCCGGCTTTGCGCTGATGTTCTGGGGTATTCAGATATCGCCTATGATAGGTATCTGGTCGTTCGCCGTGCTTGCCGGCATGTCGTGGCTTGCGACGCCACCGCTGACGAGCTCGCTGACGGCGGACATTTACGGCGTCAGGAACATCGGCACGCTGAACGGGTTATCCACGATGTCGCACCAGATAGGCGGCGCGATGAGCGTGTATCTAGCTGGGGTGCTGTATGACAGGTTCGGCGCATACGAAATACCGTTCGCGATAGCGGGCTTGTTCCTGCTCGGCGCGACTATCGCGAGCTACTCGGTTAACGAGCGCAAATTCTCGCTGCGATACCAGAGCACGCCTAACCCCGCGACCGCCGGCGGAGGCGACTAA
- a CDS encoding MFS transporter: MALQLAATLSSTQALGALRHRNFRLYWFAGMGQAAALGMQFLILGWLVLELTRSPTQLGIVIAIYGAPNLAMLMFGGIFADRVDRRWLLFYSQTIVAALIFGAATLTLYQLISIWHIYGISFVLGTIQGLNMPARMAIVPDLVGKDDILNATSLNMAVFNTGRIMGPSLAGWIIQYVGMGHALYFNAICYALGSVCLLMMTGVESRSHNDDANILRDFWDGVKFVWMTPVAFTLVGMSFAFGFFGAAYVQVLPAFGKEVLRLNADGAGFLLTVAGLGSLAGNIYLASLGNAKHKNWLLLGMIILFGVSLFFFALSSIYPISLALLFLTGIGFTGFISMGTTILQLSTPPELRGRMMSLWLIGAAVHYIGAWPLGTVGEYWGWPMSLGGGALAMLAMVFWLGIMRPTLRRLTV; this comes from the coding sequence TTGGCACTGCAATTAGCGGCGACACTTTCATCGACACAGGCGCTCGGCGCGCTGCGACACCGCAACTTCCGGCTGTACTGGTTCGCCGGCATGGGGCAGGCGGCGGCGCTCGGCATGCAGTTCCTGATACTCGGCTGGCTGGTGCTTGAGCTCACGCGCTCGCCTACGCAGTTGGGCATCGTCATCGCCATCTACGGCGCGCCCAATCTTGCGATGCTGATGTTCGGCGGAATCTTCGCGGACCGCGTGGACAGGCGCTGGCTGCTGTTCTACAGCCAGACCATCGTCGCGGCGCTGATATTCGGCGCGGCGACTCTCACGCTGTACCAGCTCATATCCATCTGGCACATATACGGCATTTCGTTCGTGCTCGGCACGATACAGGGGCTGAACATGCCCGCGCGAATGGCGATAGTGCCGGACTTAGTGGGCAAAGACGACATCCTTAACGCGACATCGCTGAACATGGCGGTATTCAACACGGGTCGCATTATGGGGCCATCGCTCGCGGGCTGGATTATCCAATATGTCGGAATGGGACACGCGCTCTATTTCAACGCCATCTGCTACGCCTTGGGCAGCGTGTGCTTGCTGATGATGACGGGCGTGGAGTCGCGCAGCCATAACGACGACGCGAACATCCTGCGCGACTTCTGGGACGGTGTCAAGTTCGTGTGGATGACGCCGGTTGCGTTCACTCTGGTCGGCATGAGCTTCGCGTTCGGCTTCTTTGGTGCGGCGTATGTGCAGGTACTGCCCGCATTCGGCAAGGAAGTGCTGCGCCTGAACGCAGACGGCGCAGGATTCTTGCTCACGGTTGCGGGGCTGGGGTCGCTCGCGGGCAACATATACCTCGCGTCGCTGGGCAACGCCAAGCACAAGAACTGGCTGCTGCTCGGCATGATAATACTGTTCGGCGTGTCGCTGTTCTTTTTCGCGTTGTCGTCGATCTACCCCATATCTCTGGCGCTGCTGTTCCTGACCGGCATCGGCTTCACAGGCTTCATATCGATGGGCACGACGATATTGCAGTTGTCAACGCCACCCGAGCTGCGCGGTCGTATGATGAGCCTGTGGCTTATCGGCGCGGCGGTGCACTACATCGGAGCTTGGCCCCTAGGCACGGTCGGCGAGTACTGGGGCTGGCCCATGTCGCTGGGCGGCGGCGCGCTGGCGATGCTGGCGATGGTGTTCTGGCTAGGCATAATGCGCCCAACGCTGCGGCGGCTCACAGTCTAA
- a CDS encoding diacylglycerol kinase: MLDFARLFKAIGYSVSGFRDALRDEPAFRQETALALILIPLAVWLGESNIERALMIGALLIVLIAELLNSAIEAAVDRIGSEVNELSRKAKDLGSAAVFLALALAVVIWALMLLN, encoded by the coding sequence ATGCTGGACTTTGCGCGGCTTTTCAAAGCCATCGGGTATTCGGTCAGCGGGTTTCGGGATGCACTCCGCGATGAGCCGGCGTTCCGTCAAGAGACCGCGCTGGCGCTCATCCTGATACCGTTGGCGGTCTGGTTGGGCGAAAGTAATATCGAGCGCGCATTGATGATAGGCGCGCTGCTTATCGTGTTAATCGCAGAACTGCTGAACTCGGCAATTGAGGCTGCGGTGGACAGGATAGGAAGTGAGGTCAACGAACTGTCGCGGAAGGCGAAGGACCTGGGTTCGGCGGCGGTGTTCTTAGCGCTGGCGCTGGCTGTGGTGATATGGGCGCTGATGCTGCTGAACTAG
- a CDS encoding class I SAM-dependent methyltransferase codes for MNDYTVATYGDKIADVYDEMYPMRADVGATVEALAKLAGDGPALELGIGTGRVALPLAARGVEVHGIDASEAIVAQMRAKPDGNDIPVTIGDFSEFTISADRQLKRFNLIYVVFNTLFQATSQEAQVQCFQSVAAHLTDEGVFLVEAFVPDQTRFTRNQNISAGRVESGLVSVDISRHDPVNQLVQSQHLFVSESGVKLYPVQVRYSWPSELDLMAQLAGMRLRERWGDWYGAPFTASSEYHISIYEKVP; via the coding sequence ATGAATGACTACACCGTTGCAACCTACGGGGACAAAATCGCCGATGTCTATGACGAAATGTACCCCATGCGCGCCGATGTTGGCGCGACTGTCGAAGCGCTTGCCAAGCTTGCGGGCGACGGACCTGCGCTCGAACTCGGCATCGGCACGGGCAGGGTCGCGTTACCCCTCGCGGCACGCGGCGTTGAAGTTCACGGCATAGACGCCTCTGAAGCTATCGTCGCCCAGATGCGCGCCAAGCCCGACGGCAACGACATCCCCGTAACCATAGGCGACTTCTCCGAGTTCACCATAAGCGCTGACCGGCAACTCAAGCGGTTCAATCTCATTTATGTCGTCTTCAATACCCTATTTCAGGCAACTTCGCAGGAAGCCCAAGTGCAATGCTTCCAAAGCGTAGCCGCGCACCTCACCGACGAAGGCGTCTTCCTCGTCGAAGCCTTCGTCCCCGACCAAACACGCTTTACCCGCAATCAGAATATCAGCGCCGGTAGGGTCGAGTCTGGCCTCGTCTCGGTTGACATTTCCCGACACGACCCGGTTAATCAGCTCGTCCAGTCACAACACCTGTTCGTCAGCGAGTCGGGAGTCAAGCTATATCCCGTGCAGGTGCGTTACTCTTGGCCCTCCGAGCTTGACCTCATGGCGCAGCTCGCCGGCATGCGCCTCCGCGAGCGTTGGGGCGACTGGTATGGCGCGCCTTTCACCGCATCCAGCGAATACCACATCTCCATCTATGAGAAGGTGCCATAG
- the polA gene encoding DNA polymerase I — protein MTTVAGAAPLLEAEGSPLLILIDGHALVHRAHHAIRDPLTVQSSGEVVSGVYGFLNMFLRTLEEWKPTHCIVTFDVSAPTHRHTAFPDYKAHRPPTPPELRPQFDRVRQFMEAFSVPVFEMAGYEADDLLGTLGAQAESAHLNTLILTGDSDILQLVSPSVRVLLDSGRQRARAYDIAGVRERYDGLGPEHVAEIKALEGDKSDNIPGLPGVGNKTAVRLLTEYGSIEGIYEHIDEVSALPKLRGAKKIQQTLIDNEELALQCKMLTTIVRDAPVTLDLDAARFGGFARADVVSLMRELEFFSMLNRIPSAGAEFEQMGMFDEPQEPRVETEYIVVDTDTALDDMLRALESSEIVAFDTETTSQTAMLAELVGLSFSNEEGKGWYVPVAHSEGRQLARDHVLERLRPLLESGKACLTADDKNYALAAHNANYDMTVLANYGINIRHIAFDTMIAAHLCGRTRTAVGLKPLALSMLKEEMTPIEDIIGKGRNQTTMDKVAITTAADYAAADADMTYRLVDVLAGELADNSLRHTFDTLEMPLVPVLVKMQRDGVAIDTGVLAPMSTELGEQIDAITQSMYDTVGHEFNLNSPKQLGEVLFTELHLPARRKTASGGFSTNAAALDDLKEFLDSGNAEGVDPKAYQVLDLVLEYRQLSKLKSTYVDALPALVNPHTGRIHTEYKQTGSDTGRLSSTEPNMQNIPVRTELGRRVRSAFVAENAPEWTLLGADYSQIELRILAHYSRDEGLVSAFLNGEDIHAATAASVYDVPIGDVDSEMRRVAKIMNFGVLYGLSPFGIRQQTGLSADEGRQFIDTYFAKYPGIERYIDGIKERVRAEGYVETLMGRRRRIGEISSRNFHTRAAGERMAVNMPIQGTAADIIKLAMIRIQQRLYELGMRSKMIIQVHDELIFEVPRNELAQMQAIVMELMPSAVPPDVGFEVPLEVEMKTGDNWGEMG, from the coding sequence ATGACCACTGTTGCCGGCGCAGCGCCGCTGTTGGAAGCCGAAGGTAGCCCGCTGCTGATTCTTATAGATGGCCACGCGCTTGTGCATCGGGCGCACCACGCGATCCGAGACCCGCTTACGGTGCAAAGCTCGGGCGAGGTGGTGTCGGGCGTGTATGGCTTTTTGAACATGTTCCTGCGCACTCTCGAAGAGTGGAAGCCGACTCATTGCATCGTTACCTTCGATGTGTCCGCTCCAACGCACCGGCACACGGCGTTTCCGGATTACAAAGCGCACCGTCCGCCCACACCGCCGGAGTTGCGACCGCAGTTCGACCGTGTGCGGCAGTTTATGGAAGCGTTCAGCGTGCCGGTGTTCGAGATGGCGGGCTATGAAGCGGACGACCTGCTCGGCACACTGGGCGCGCAGGCCGAGTCGGCACATCTGAACACGCTGATACTCACCGGCGACAGCGACATCCTGCAGCTCGTGTCGCCGTCGGTGCGCGTGCTGCTCGACTCCGGCAGACAGCGCGCGCGGGCATACGACATCGCCGGGGTGCGCGAACGCTACGATGGCTTGGGGCCGGAGCATGTGGCTGAAATCAAGGCGCTGGAAGGGGATAAGTCGGACAACATCCCTGGTCTGCCGGGCGTGGGCAATAAGACAGCGGTAAGGCTGCTCACCGAATACGGCAGCATCGAGGGAATCTACGAACACATTGACGAAGTGAGCGCTCTTCCGAAATTAAGGGGCGCGAAGAAGATACAACAGACGTTGATAGACAACGAAGAACTCGCCCTGCAATGCAAGATGCTCACGACCATCGTGCGAGACGCGCCGGTTACGCTTGACTTGGACGCGGCGCGGTTCGGCGGGTTCGCGCGCGCCGATGTCGTGTCACTGATGCGCGAGCTCGAATTCTTCAGCATGCTCAACCGCATACCATCGGCAGGCGCGGAGTTCGAGCAGATGGGAATGTTCGATGAGCCGCAAGAGCCGCGCGTGGAGACCGAGTACATCGTGGTGGATACCGACACGGCGCTTGACGATATGTTGCGCGCGCTAGAATCGTCCGAGATTGTCGCGTTCGACACCGAGACGACATCGCAGACGGCAATGCTCGCGGAACTCGTCGGGCTGTCGTTCTCCAACGAAGAAGGCAAGGGCTGGTACGTGCCTGTCGCGCACTCCGAAGGGCGGCAGCTGGCGCGCGACCATGTGCTGGAACGCCTGCGACCACTGCTGGAATCGGGCAAGGCGTGCCTCACCGCGGATGACAAAAATTATGCGCTTGCCGCGCACAATGCCAATTACGACATGACAGTTCTGGCGAACTACGGCATCAACATACGGCACATCGCTTTCGACACAATGATAGCGGCGCACCTGTGCGGGCGCACGCGCACTGCGGTCGGACTGAAACCGCTCGCGCTGTCCATGCTGAAGGAAGAGATGACGCCCATCGAGGACATAATCGGCAAGGGGCGCAATCAGACTACGATGGACAAGGTGGCGATTACCACTGCCGCCGACTATGCGGCAGCCGACGCCGATATGACATACCGCCTCGTCGATGTGCTTGCTGGCGAACTCGCGGACAACAGCCTGCGCCACACATTTGATACGCTTGAGATGCCGCTCGTGCCTGTGCTGGTGAAAATGCAGCGCGACGGCGTAGCCATTGACACGGGTGTGCTCGCGCCGATGTCCACCGAACTCGGTGAGCAGATAGACGCCATCACACAGAGCATGTACGACACGGTGGGGCACGAATTCAACCTGAACTCGCCCAAGCAGCTCGGCGAAGTGCTCTTCACGGAGTTGCACCTACCCGCAAGGCGAAAAACGGCGAGCGGCGGCTTCTCCACGAACGCGGCGGCGCTGGACGATCTGAAAGAGTTCTTGGACAGCGGCAACGCGGAAGGCGTCGATCCGAAGGCGTATCAGGTGCTGGACTTGGTACTGGAATATCGGCAGCTGTCCAAATTGAAGTCAACTTATGTCGATGCGCTGCCCGCGCTGGTAAATCCACATACGGGCAGGATTCACACCGAGTACAAGCAGACCGGCTCCGACACCGGACGGCTGTCCAGCACCGAACCGAATATGCAGAACATCCCTGTGCGCACCGAGTTGGGGCGGCGTGTGCGCTCTGCGTTCGTCGCGGAGAACGCGCCGGAATGGACGCTGCTTGGCGCGGATTATTCGCAGATTGAGCTGCGGATACTGGCGCACTACTCGCGCGACGAAGGACTTGTCTCCGCGTTCCTAAACGGCGAGGACATTCACGCGGCGACGGCGGCGAGCGTCTATGACGTGCCGATTGGCGATGTCGATTCCGAGATGCGGCGCGTGGCGAAGATAATGAATTTTGGCGTGCTGTACGGGCTAAGCCCGTTCGGCATCAGGCAGCAGACCGGGCTCAGCGCGGACGAGGGCAGGCAGTTCATCGACACATACTTCGCCAAATATCCCGGCATCGAGCGTTACATCGACGGCATCAAAGAGCGGGTGCGAGCCGAAGGCTATGTGGAGACGCTGATGGGCCGTCGCAGACGCATCGGCGAGATTAGTTCGCGCAACTTTCACACACGCGCGGCAGGCGAGCGCATGGCGGTAAACATGCCAATTCAGGGCACAGCAGCGGACATCATCAAATTGGCGATGATACGCATTCAGCAGCGCCTCTACGAACTTGGCATGCGCTCCAAGATGATAATCCAAGTGCACGACGAGCTCATATTTGAAGTGCCGCGAAACGAACTAGCGCAGATGCAGGCGATAGTAATGGAGCTGATGCCGTCCGCCGTCCCGCCCGATGTGGGATTTGAAGTGCCGCTGGAAGTAGAAATGAAGACCGGCGACAACTGGGGTGAGATGGGGTAA
- a CDS encoding LLM class flavin-dependent oxidoreductase, producing the protein MLETSPNFIVRLHQGGYDYAYLRRIFQAADALGYDGASLYDLLGIPTLECWTTLSALAAETEHIRLIPMVLANLYRHPATLAKMAATLDVISDGRLVLGIGAGGGEGDHKAYGLPYPSTRERARMLSEAAQVIRLLWSGERVSFDGEYYRLDNALCDPAPAQHPSPRLLIGGHGERYLLRVAAQHADITNMHADMSIAEHHTKRRVLHVHCRAVGRDPSAVSLSHNASVFIGKDKAAVDAMLAEHATRHSISPQWFKANLGNAIVGTPQQCIDQLRQYTDYGIRWFFLLFPEPVSTSDLELFANEVLPRFK; encoded by the coding sequence ATGCTGGAAACATCACCGAACTTCATCGTCCGCCTGCATCAGGGCGGCTACGACTACGCATACCTGCGGCGTATATTCCAAGCGGCCGATGCGCTGGGATACGACGGCGCGTCTCTATATGACCTGCTGGGCATCCCAACGCTGGAATGCTGGACGACGCTGTCCGCGTTGGCGGCGGAGACGGAGCACATACGGCTGATTCCGATGGTTCTGGCGAACCTGTACCGCCATCCCGCAACGCTGGCGAAGATGGCGGCTACACTGGATGTGATAAGCGATGGCAGGCTGGTGCTGGGCATCGGCGCTGGCGGCGGCGAGGGCGACCATAAGGCATACGGTCTGCCCTACCCGTCCACACGCGAACGAGCGCGAATGCTCAGCGAGGCGGCGCAGGTGATACGGCTGCTGTGGTCAGGCGAGCGCGTCAGCTTTGATGGCGAATACTACCGGCTGGACAATGCGCTGTGCGACCCTGCGCCAGCGCAGCATCCGAGTCCGCGCCTACTAATCGGCGGACACGGCGAACGATACCTGCTGCGTGTGGCAGCGCAACACGCGGACATCACGAATATGCACGCCGATATGAGCATCGCAGAGCATCACACTAAGCGGCGCGTGTTACACGTTCACTGCCGCGCGGTCGGTAGGGATCCGTCGGCAGTATCGCTGAGCCACAACGCGAGCGTGTTCATCGGCAAAGACAAGGCTGCGGTCGATGCAATGCTGGCAGAGCATGCCACGCGGCACAGCATTTCACCACAATGGTTCAAGGCAAATCTGGGCAACGCCATAGTCGGCACGCCACAACAATGCATAGACCAACTGCGACAGTACACCGACTACGGCATTCGCTGGTTCTTCCTGCTATTCCCGGAGCCGGTAAGCACGTCAGACTTGGAATTATTCGCGAATGAAGTGCTGCCGCGCTTCAAGTAA
- a CDS encoding crotonase/enoyl-CoA hydratase family protein, whose protein sequence is MRASHSAHSTSLCPQPKNSPPTPPSTTSTASLTLSCMCWTSLSPNPILSILSIDVSPRPCATISRNPTLEVFRMTYEFIEYDASGGIGRVRLNRPQKLNALSRELQLEMVDCLQRADDDPDVRVMTLMGNGRAFCAGYDITPPATPEEAAAAQERRDNIRSDIHRMKQTPNTMAQVLNMSKPVIAGIHGYCIAGGTDLAMHCDISIAADDAQIGFPPVRSMGTPPTHMWTYMVGPQWAKWFLLTGESVSGKRAEEIGLVWKSVPREELEDAVEDLACTMARIPWELLAANKSIVNRALELMGRNTLQHIAAETDAVAHQAPIVKEFARRSREEGLKAALDWRDGPFRDYRGSK, encoded by the coding sequence CGCCGCCAACCCCACCTTCGACGACGAGTACCGCATCCCTAACTTTATCGTGTATGTGCTGGACAAGCCTATCCCCTAATCCCATCCTGTCTATCCTATCCATCGATGTTAGCCCCCGTCCCTGTGCTACAATATCGCGCAATCCTACATTAGAGGTTTTCCGCATGACTTACGAATTCATCGAATATGACGCATCGGGCGGCATTGGGCGCGTTAGGCTCAACCGGCCGCAGAAGCTCAACGCGCTCAGCCGCGAACTACAATTGGAGATGGTCGATTGCCTGCAGCGCGCGGACGACGACCCGGATGTGCGCGTGATGACGCTGATGGGCAATGGCCGCGCATTCTGTGCCGGCTATGACATCACGCCGCCGGCGACGCCCGAGGAAGCCGCCGCCGCGCAGGAACGCCGCGACAACATCCGCTCCGATATTCACCGCATGAAGCAGACGCCGAACACGATGGCGCAGGTGCTGAATATGAGCAAGCCTGTCATCGCGGGCATTCACGGCTACTGCATCGCGGGCGGCACCGACCTCGCAATGCACTGCGACATTTCCATTGCCGCAGACGACGCGCAGATTGGATTTCCGCCCGTGCGCTCGATGGGCACGCCGCCGACGCACATGTGGACATATATGGTCGGCCCACAGTGGGCGAAGTGGTTCTTGCTGACCGGCGAATCCGTGTCCGGCAAGCGCGCGGAAGAAATCGGGCTAGTCTGGAAATCCGTGCCGCGCGAAGAACTCGAAGACGCGGTTGAAGACCTCGCCTGCACAATGGCGCGCATCCCTTGGGAGCTGCTCGCCGCGAACAAGAGCATTGTCAATCGCGCGCTAGAGCTGATGGGACGCAACACCTTGCAGCACATCGCCGCCGAGACGGACGCCGTCGCGCACCAAGCGCCCATCGTCAAAGAGTTCGCGCGCCGCTCGCGTGAAGAGGGCTTGAAGGCAGCCCTAGACTGGCGCGACGGCCCCTTCCGCGACTACCGCGGCAGCAAGTAA